The following proteins come from a genomic window of Pocillopora verrucosa isolate sample1 chromosome 6, ASM3666991v2, whole genome shotgun sequence:
- the LOC136281750 gene encoding uncharacterized protein yields the protein MLSTFQIRFVVLIVVLSYIVDNSLSDSPGSEIQCKWNCFVHMADLTALMREMANSSTMNNKLIKLSVQYEKLIDDKCANEKSVNSSEFSSEHCQVCLVNKRLFPSMTSNKSSINLSLHKEHREIRAICILKPTRITVSSPMDYSSRSSTICHLINFEAGFESIAYYAMETDPLGLCMNFTIPDRTNSTKGLQGALDPRRWPKMVLDVFVVVFFEIFQYYSLAFLCLFYPTEILQDGVTHIILEGVSPVSLRSFAGNYFFSRKEGIWYKAKTFILRVFIIPLPFLVTATVFADFELYDPLTKISFNRLFIVSGFCYCCQAFYISFYSKRSLKAKPCFLCKFFKPAIPSCHDEIPRLIKNHLRLQPLILVECWRFYKWCFIKSFEKCATVVPSCRCSRVFVIRLVLFISLLLCIPVVVVALLIVVSLLTLIGIYFTTPATALCMDHYDRPSTKEVSISLYIFSFLPRFVLWSVSWYGVSNLLHLAGYGALNASWGVLQLSFWEEHFPYVSCSIFVLYYTWSSYSSFTKTYHELALTLYDCYKGSKRTQSQDFPFTSDQLPKLPNNSHDLDNVIAIPKELFEMAREELSPLREGVSILILKITMIVSFVLIVFSLAMVSSFDTTPLVKTLLTFFTLSLPKIVAIYIDEGWQKKLRAKVMEEKVPKIVEKFISETSMTTRGLRDRNANSDEVILINEDWVELAIM from the coding sequence ATGCTGTCAACTTTTCAAATTCGTTTTGTGGTTTTGATAGTTGTTCTAAGTTACATCGTAGACAACTCGCTCAGCGACAGCCCCGGCAGTGAAATACAATGTAAGTGGAATTGTTTTGTCCACATGGCTGATCTAACGGCGCTTATGCGAGAAATGGCGAATTCATCGACGATGAACAACAAATTAATCAAACTCAGTGTACAGTACGAGAAGCTAATAGACGACAAATGCGCGAACGAGAAGTCTGTTAACTCGAGCGAATTCTCTTCTGAACATTGTCAAGTCTGCTTGGTAAACAAACGACTCTTTCCCTCAATGACATCGAATAAAAGCTCGATAAATCTGTCTCTTCATAAAGAACACAGAGAAATACGTGCCATTTGTATTTTGAAACCAACGAGAATAACTGTTTCAAGCCCTATGGACTACAGCAGCCGTTCTTCCACCATTTGTCATCTTATTAATTTCGAAGCTGGATTTGAAAGCATCGCTTATTATGCTATGGAAACAGATCCTCTTGGACTGTGCATGAATTTTACCATACCAGACAGGACGAACAGCACTAAAGGACTACAAGGAGCTTTGGATCCTAGGAGATGGCCAAAGATGGTGTTGGATGTCTTCGTAGTTGTCTTCTTCGAAATTTTCCAGTATTACTCTCTGGCCTTTCTTTGTCTGTTCTACCCGACGGAAATCTTACAAGATGGCGTTACTCATATCATTCTTGAGGGAGTAAGTCCTGTTAGTCTCCGAAGCTTTGcaggaaattatttcttttctagaAAAGAGGGAATTTGGTACAAGgcaaaaacattcattttgaGAGTTTTTATTATACCTCTTCCATTTCTGGTTACTGCAACCGTCTTTGCGGATTTTGAACTTTATGACCCTTTGACAAAGATATCATTCAATAGGCTCTTCATAGTGTCCgggttttgttattgttgtcagGCTTTTTACATATCATTTTACTCAAAAAGGTCATTAAAAGCAAAGCCTTGTTTCCTTTGTAAGTTTTTCAAGCCAGCAATCCCTTCTTGTCATGATGAAATTCCTCGGCTAATTAAAAACCATTTGCGCCTCCAGCCTTTGATCTTAGTAGAATGTTGGAGGTTTTACAAATGGTGTTTTATAAAGTCTTTTGAAAAGTGTGCCACGGTGGTTCCTTCCTGCAGATGTTCTCGAGTCTTTGTGATTCGTCTTGTACTATTTATCTCTTTGTTGCTCTGTATACCCGTTGTGGTAGTAGCGTTATTGATTGTTGTAAGTTTATTAACTCTCATAGGAATTTATTTCACAACTCCTGCAACTGCCTTATGCATGGATCACTATGACAGACCGAGTACGAAAGAAGTATCGATTTCATTATACATCTTCTCTTTTCTCCCACGTTTTGTCCTTTGGAGCGTTTCATGGTATGGTGTCTCTAATCTTTTGCATTTAGCAGGTTACGGTGCTCTGAATGCTTCATGGGGTGTTTTACAACTCTCTTTCTGGGAGGAACATTTTCCATACGTGTCttgttctatttttgttttgtattacaCTTGGTCAAGCTACAGCTCTTTTACGAAAACATACCACGAGCTTGCCCTGACTTTATACGATTGCTACAAGGGCTCAAAACGAACCCAATCTCAAGATTTTCCTTTCACCTCTGATCAGCTGCCAAAACTACCCAACAATTCGCACGATCTTGACAACGTGATAGCAATCCCAAAAGAGCTCTTCGAAATGGCACGCGAAGAACTTTCGCCTCTCAGAGAAGGTGTCTCCATACTAATTTTGAAGATCACGATGATCGTGTCTTTTGTGCTTATTGTGTTTTCGTTAGCTATGGTGTCCAGCTTTGACACAACGCCTTTGGTGAAAACTTTGTTAACGTTTTTCACTTTATCGCTTCCCAAGATCGTCGCCATCTACATTGATGAAGGGTGGCAGAAAAAATTGCGAGCAAAGGTTATGGAGGAAAAGGTTCCAAAGATTGTGGAAAAATTCATCAGTGAAACTTCTATGACAACTCGAGGACTGAGAGACAGAAATGCAAACAGCGACGAAGTGATTTTAATAAATGAAGACTGGGTTGAACTTGCCATCATGTAG